In Aegilops tauschii subsp. strangulata cultivar AL8/78 chromosome 3, Aet v6.0, whole genome shotgun sequence, one genomic interval encodes:
- the LOC109776769 gene encoding beta-1,2-xylosyltransferease XAX1 has product MAIPPQHSRGSRAITTKPFAAVRERKSRLNYTVAAKNLGKLEPRQLALRLRQLAACLLVLVACAGAAKLLSTLLSPRVPWIEPGSRAASSWDRRANVDADVPQGHSTSPVLAKSGSDPSESSPELGEEKRHAFHLSFPMFSYSCMFRNPESGTSKCPGLRPGHLLPVVDPELRRKEGQYASSPESIPHLEMDGSYSKSPQSATVAEIEVPKPKGSISCDDKTKDEGFPYARPIVCKMSGDVRIAPGSSSVILTMPLYQSAEGRRVRPYARHDDSLPPLVREVAIKTVANGSDAPECSVRHGDIPAVVFSVGGYTGNFFHDMSDVLIPLYLTSFQFKGRVQFFVTDYKQWWVKKYKPILQRLSRYDIVDFDSNDDVHCFHHVILGLLRDRDLIIRRHRTRNPKGHSMVGFKRLLRRAYGLRRDRPLALGENPGKKPRMLIISRRGTRRLLNLHQVEAMATLVGFDVTVSEARDNGIKRFAETVNSCDVLVAVHGAGLTNQVFLPARAVVVQIVPWGGMEWMATNFYGEPARGMGLRYLEYRITGEENSLAGRYPRDHAVFRDPMAIHAQGWKALAEVVMTQDVSLDLDRFRPTLLRALDLLQD; this is encoded by the exons ATGGCCATCCCACCGCAGCACAGCAGGGGCAGCAGAGCTATCACGACGAAGCCTTTCGCTGCTGTGAGAGAAAGGAAGTCCAGGCTGAACTACACTGTCGCGGCCAAGAACCTGGGCAAGCTGGAGCCCAGGCAGCTCGCCCTCCGACTCCGACAGCTCGCGGCGTGCCTCCTCGTCCTCGTCGCTTGCGCAGGCGCGGCCAAGCTCCTCTCCACGCTGCTCTCGCCACGGGTCCCCT GGATCGAGCCAGGGTCCAGGGCGGCGAGTTCTTGGGACCGCCGTGCTAATGTGGATGCAGATGTACCACAAGGGCATAGTACCTCTCCGGTTCTTGCAAAATCCGGCAGTGATCCATCAGAAAGTTCACCAGAGTTAGGTGAGGAAAAGAGGCATGCATTCCATTTATCATTTCCCATGTTCAGCTACAGTTGCATGTTTCGAAATCCAGAGAGTGGCACCAGCAAGTGTCCTGGACTACGCCCAGGACACT TGTTGCCCGTCGTGGATCCTGAACTTAGAA GGAAAGAGGGACAATATGCATCCTCCCCAGAGTCCATTCCCCATCTTGAAATGGATGGCTCTTACAGCAAATCTCCACAGTCAG CAACAGTTGCAGAGATTGAAGTTCCAAAGCCTAAGGGTAGTATCAGTTGTGATGATAAGACAAAAGATGAAGGCTTCCCCTATGCAAGGCCAATTGTCTGCAAGATGTCCGGCGACGTTCGGATTGCTCCAGGAAGCTCATCAGTCATTCTAACTATGCCGCTGTATCAAAGCGCGGAAGGGCGACGCGTTAGGCCATATGCTCGCCATGATGATTCATTGCCGCCTCTTGTGAGAGAAGTGGCCATTAAAACAGTTGCAAATGGAAGTGACGCTCCTGAATGCAGCGTCAGACACGGCGACATACCGGCAGTGGTCTTCTCGGTCGGCGGCTACACCGGAAACTTCTTCCACGACATGTCAGACGTGCTGATCCCACTGTACCTGACTTCATTCCAGTTCAAAGGGAGGGTGCAGTTCTTCGTCACCGACTACAAGCAGTGGTGGGTCAAGAAGTATAAACCGATTCTACAGAGACTGTCGCGCTACGACATTGTCGATTTCGACTCGAACGATGATGTTCACTGCTTCCACCATGTGATCCTTGGACTGCTGAGGGATAGGGACCTGATCATACGCCGGCATCGTACAAGAAACCCGAAGGGACACTCCATGGTGGGATTCAAAAGACTCCTGCGCCGCGCCTACGGTCTCCGAAGGGACAGGCCTCTGGCCCTCGGCGAAAACCCCGGCAAAAAGCCGAGGATGCTGATCATATCTCGCCGAGGGACACGGAGGCTCCTGAACCTGCACCAGGTGGAGGCTATGGCGACATTGGTAGGATTCGACGTAACGGTCTCCGAGGCCAGGGACAACGGCATCAAGAGGTTCGCAGAGACGGTGAACTCTTGCGACGTGCTGGTGGCGGTGCACGGTGCTGGCCTGACCAACCAGGTGTTCCTCCCGGCGCGGGCGGTGGTGGTTCAGATCGTGCCGTGGGGCGGAATGGAGTGGATGGCCACCAACTTCTACGGTGAGCCGGCGCGAGGCATGGGCCTGCGGTACCTCGAGTACCGCATCACCGGAGAGGAGAACAGCCTAGCCGGGCGATACCCGAGGGACCATGCCGTGTTCAGGGACCCCATGGCCATCCATGCACAGGGGTGGAAGGCGCTGGCGGAGGTGGTGATGACGCAGGACGTGAGCCTCGATCTTGACAGATTCAGGCCTACACTCCTACGTGCCCTGGACCTTCTTCAAGATTAA